The Anoplolepis gracilipes chromosome 14, ASM4749672v1, whole genome shotgun sequence genome includes a window with the following:
- the LOC140672925 gene encoding uncharacterized protein translates to MRNLPSARVTSSRPFCIVGVDYCGPIFVREATKAVHIELVSGLSTEEFLGALKCFIERRGKPSSIYSDNGTNFVGANRVLEELRDLFNREEFRRHIVNEMANEAITWHFIPPRAPHFGGLWEAAVRSIKHHLNRTVSYGSLTFEESATLLIQIEAILNSRPLTPLSSDPEDNSFLALAHFLIGDSLISYPEPSLEHLPIHSLSRWQRIEQMQQFWKRWSVDYLHQMQQRLKWKRDKGPPIRIGQLVIIREDALPPKSWVLGRVMEIHPGADEVVRAASIKTNRGIIKRPATKLCVLPIET, encoded by the exons ATGAGAAATTTACCCTCAGCCCGCGTCACTTCATCCCGGCCGTTCTGCATCGTAGGCGTGGATTATTGCGGCCCGATTTTTGTACGAGAAG CCACCAAGGCGGTGCATATTGAATTGGTATCTGGTTTAAGCACTGAAGAATTCTTAGGTGCATTGAAATGTTTTATAGAACGAAGAGGAAAGCCCTCAAGTATATATTCAGACAACGGGACCAATTTTGTAGGAGCAAATCGCGTATTGGAAGAATTGCGCGATCTCTTTAATCGCGAAGAATTTCGACGCCACATCGTTAATGAAATGGCGAATGAGGCTATCACGTGGCATTTCATTCCTCCACGGGCACCACATTTCGGAGGATTGTGGGAGGCTGCAGTGCGCTCCATTAAACATCATCTAAATAGAACAGTATCATATGGTTCTTTAACATTTGAAGAATCTGCTACATTGTTAATTCAGATCGAAgctatattaaattcaagGCCTTTAACTCCTTTGTCCTCTGATCCTGAAGATAATTCCTTCTTAGCTCTCGCACATTTTCTTATCGGAGACTCACTAATATCATATCCAGAACCGAGTTTGGAGCACTTACCAATTCACTCTTTATCGCGGTGGCAGCGCATCGAACAAATGCAACAATTTTGGAAACGGTGGTCTGTCGATTACTTGCATCAAATGCAGCAACGTTTAAAATGGAAACGGGACAAGGGACCGCCCATTAGGATTGGGCAGTTGGTGATTATTCGAGAAGATGCCTTACCGCCCAAATCTTGGGTGTTAGGTCGAGTCATGGAGATACACCCAGGAGCGGATGAAGTCGTCAGGGCTGCGAGCATCAAGACTAACAGAGGCATAATCAAGCGACCAGCGACCAAACTCTGTGTATTACCCATTGAAAcatga
- the LOC140672926 gene encoding uncharacterized protein — protein sequence MIVLGWIKSSRKFNTFIANRIREIQELTSIESWHHVRTHDNPADILSRGSDPETLKKSDIWWRGPQWLSENEASWHTMIQPDMNPEELPEQRKTIVSAAAIKSFDIIERFSSYIRLIRTIAMCLRFVHNIRVSKEHRKLGPISSQEFTASKKIIVKRVQQEAFLREIENIRNQRVTTRENRLLRLNPFIDSEGLLRVGGRLRNADLAYAAKHQLIIPAGHKFIKLVIEHEHKRITQDLNLH from the coding sequence ATGATAGTATTAGGCTGGATTAAATCTAGTCGCAAGTTCAACACATTCATAGCTAACCGAATCAGGGAAATTCAAGAGCTCACTTCAATTGAAAGTTGGCATCACGTACGAACTCATGATAATCCGGCAGATATCTTATCTCGAGGTTCCGATCCAGAAACTTTAAAGAAGTCTGACATATGGTGGAGAGGACCTCAATGGCTGAGTGAAAATGAAGCTTCATGGCACACAATGATACAACCCGACATGAATCCGGAGGAACTACCTGAACAACGAAAGACAATAGTCTCTGCGGCAGCAATAAAGAGTTTTGACATTATTGAAAGATTTTCATCATACATTCGACTAATAAGGACAATTGCAATGTGTCTCCGGTTTGTACATAATATACGGGTTAGTAAAGAACATAGGAAACTGGGTCCAATTTCGTCTCAAGAATTTACAGCATCTAAGAAGATCATCGTCAAGAGAGTTCAGCAGGAAgcatttttaagagaaattgaAAACATAAGAAATCAACGAGTAACTACAAGGGAAAATCGACTGCTCCGCTTGAATCCGTTCATAGATAGCGAAGGGCTTTTAAGAGTAGGAGGCCGATTAAGAAATGCCGACCTCGCTTACGCGGCTAAGCATCAGTTGATCATACCGGCTGGtcataaattcattaaattagtTATTGAGCACGAGCATAAAAGGATCACGCAGGACCTCAACTTACATTAG
- the LOC140672927 gene encoding uncharacterized protein, whose translation MLLSTAIIQIQDIKGNWHYCRALLDNGSQSNFITIELEEKLGLKRFPSCLVIHRVGDANTETHSSVKVNLQSRLNNFKAEICCLTIRKIIQDLPTVSINRADIRIPSGITLADPEFMESAKIDMLIGVEIFWNITCIGQIKSTGTQPCWQKTHFGWIATGKVLTTSEHTGSTVCNLSINEELNHTMKRFWEIEHGARKGEMSLEEKECEKHFESNVKRNLEGRFVVKLPIKHEEMSLLGQSKEIAIRRFKALEGKLNRDPALKKEYAIFMHEYESLGHMREIRADRLEATQHYYMPHHCVIKEESSITRLRVIFDALCKTTSGVSLNDTLMTGPTLQQDLLSIVVRFRTFKYVLIADITKMYRQILIDESQVPLQRILWRNNPNEQLREFELLTLTYGTSPASFLAIKSLQTLAKSERQNYPIGAQTVLRDFYVDDLITGSNSMEGALQIRNETTSLLSKGGFILHKWTSNKLELIENIPDASITHSIRNLDKEDVFKTLGIQWNPMDDMFQYMISTNSKSGQRDNKRTILSFIAQIFDPLGLIGPVVLVAKLFI comes from the coding sequence ATGTTGCTTTCCACCGCAATCATTCAAATTCAAGACATTAAAGGAAACTGGCATTATTGTAGAGCGTTACTCGACAATGGCTctcaatcaaattttataacgatTGAGTTAGAGGAAAAACTCGGACTCAAACGGTTTCCTAGCTGCCTGGTCATTCACAGAGTGGGCGACGCCAACACCGAGACGCACAGTTCAGTCAAGGTAAATTTACAATCTCGGctcaataattttaaggcAGAAATTTGCTGTCTGACaatacgaaaaataattcaagatCTTCCAACAGTCTCCATCAATAGAGCTGACATTCGCATTCCTTCAGGAATAACATTGGCTGATCCAGAATTTATGGAATCAGCGAAAATTGATATGCTCATAGGTGTAGAAATTTTCTGGAACATTACTTGCATAGGTCAAATAAAGTCAACAGGCACGCAGCCTTGTTGGCAAAAAACGCATTTCGGATGGATCGCAACAGGAAAGGTTCTCACCACATCCGAGCATACAGGATCGACAGTATGCAATCTCAGTATAAACGAAGAGTTGAATCATACAATGAAGCGATTTTGGGAGATTGAGCACGGCGCGCGGAAGGGTGAAATGTCTCTCGAAGAGAAGGAATGTGAGAAGCACTTCGAATCAAATGTCAAACGGAATCTAGAAGGTAGATTTGTTGTTAAATTACCTATTAAACATGAAGAAATGTCTCTTCTTGGTCAATCAAAGGAAATAGCAATACGAAGATTCAAGGCTCTTGAAGGAAAACTAAATCGCGACCCAGCATTGAAGAAAGAGTACGCAATTTTCATGCATGAGTATGAATCATTGGGGCATATGAGAGAGATCCGAGCAGACAGACTTGAAGCAACTCAACACTATTACATGCCACATCATTGTGTGATTAAGGAAGAAAGTTCAATAACCAGATTAAGGGTAATCTTTGACGCATTATGTAAGACAACCTCAGGAGTGTCGCTTAACGATACTTTGATGACTGGTCCTACATTACAGCAAGATTTATTGTCCATAGTGGTAAGATTTCGAACATTTAAGTACGTTCTGATTGCAGACATTACTAAGATGTACAGGCAGATCCTAATCGATGAATCTCAAGTACCGCTACAACGTATCTTATGGCGTAATAATCCGAACGAGCAGCTAAGGGAATTCGAATTATTAACACTCACTTACGGAACCAGTCCAGCATCGTTTCTTGCCATTAAGTCACTTCAAACTCTTGCAAAATCAGAGAGACAAAATTATCCTATAGGAGCGCAGACAGTTCTGCGCGATTTTTACGTGGATGATTTGATCACGGGATCAAATTCAATGGAGGGAGCATTACAAATTCGCAATGAAACAACGAGTCTTCTCAGCAAAGGTGGATTCATATTGCATAAATGGACATCAAACAAATTGGAGCTAATCGAAAACATTCCTGATGCGTCAATAACGCATTCGATACGAAATCTCGACAAAGAAGATGTCTTCAAGACTCTCGGCATTCAATGGAATCCGATGGATGATATGTTCCAGTACATGATATCCACGAACTCGAAGTCAGGTCAACGCGATAACAAGAGGACAATATTGTCATTTATAGCACAAATATTTGATCCGTTAGGTCTTATAGGTCCGGTCGTATTAgtagcaaaattatttatttaa
- the LOC140672928 gene encoding uncharacterized protein — protein sequence MLNERYDNQRVIVQKHIKAIFEHPNLIKENHIELRQLLDNILKHLRALKVLQRSTDKWDDLLIHVITCKLPPVTNKEWETSLEGSDVPSFKELIDFLSQRCRALEAIDRRSQTAVTATHTDRNIKMSKKATSAHVVTDKAACSFCKGNHPVFRCDKFLSLAVDKRIQEIRERKICLNCLRSTEHRAKNCNSGACKTCHKKHNNFFILRQISN from the coding sequence ATGTTGAACGAAAGGTATGATAATCAAAGAGTTATTGTACAAAAACATATTAAGGCTATTTTCGAGCATCCGAATTTAATCAAAGAAAATCATATTGAGCTTAGACAACTTTTAGACAACATTTTGAAGCATCTGCGAGCGCTCAAGGTTTTGCAACGTTCTACCGACAAATGGGACGATCTGCTTATTCATGTAATCACTTGCAAGTTACCACCAGTAACAAACAAAGAATGGGAAACTAGTCTTGAAGGTTCAGATGTACCGTCATTCAaggaattaattgattttctttCACAACGATGTAGGGCTCTGGAAGCCATAGATCGCAGATCTCAAACTGCCGTAACGGCTACCCATACCGATAGGAACATAAAAATGTCGAAGAAGGCTACGTCGGCACACGTAGTAACGGATAAGGCAGCTTGCAGCTTTTGTAAAGGCAATCACCCAGTTTTTCGATGTGACAAGTTTCTTTCGTTGGCTGTAGATAAGCGAATTCAGGAGATAAGGGAGCGCAAGATTTGCTTAAATTGTTTGAGGTCCACTGAGCATAGAGCTAAAAACTGTAACTCAGGCGCGTGTAAAACCTGTCACAAAAAACACAATAATTTCTTCATATTGAGACAAATCAGCAATTGA